The genomic DNA GGAACGAGTGCCAGTGCCGCCGCTCGCTGAGCGGGGGGTGGAAATGGTCCAGCAGCGGCATAAGCGACCTCGATCGGGGGGCCAGACATGTCCAGCATACCCCGCCGGTCGCCGGCGTGACAGCTTCTCCCAGTCGCCGGGCGGTACAGCTGCCCAGTCCTCGCCGGCACCCAAGCTTACAAGTCGGGAGGCGGGGGCGAACAAGAGCAAACCTTACGTTCCCCGCGCGCCTTCCGACTTGATGACTTGAAGACCTGATGACTTGAAGACTGGTCCCCTCCCCCTTACCACTTCCCCAGCATCCCCCTCGCGACGGCGACGCAGTCCGCGTCGTCGTTGTGTTCCAGACCGGCGAATCGCTCGTCGATCCGGCGGAACGCGCACTTGAGGAAGTAGTGCCCCGCGGCCGCATCTGCGAACGGGTCGGGGGCCGCGGCGTGGCCGTTACTGGCGGGTTTGCCGAGGAGATGGTCGAGCCGGGCGATCACGCACGCGCTCACGAACAGGTCGATGGCGATGTCCGCGATGCGCTCGTGAATCAGCTCCGCCTGCACGAACGCCGCCTCGTCCTTCAGCCGCATGAACACGTGCGGCAGGGTGGTGCCGAAGTGCTTGACCATCTTCGCCAGGTGGCGGGCTTCGTCGAACAGCTCGGGGTGTGACGCCGGGACGTGCGGGGTGTGGGCGGCCCACGGCGTCACCAACTTCGCTCCCACGCCCAGGGCGGCGCCGAGCTTGCCGATGCTCCACCGGCCACCCATCACGTCGTCCCGCAGGCCCTTCAGGTACTCGCCCGGCGCCCGGCAGCCGACGACCGCGATAAACGCCTTCAGTACGTCGTTCGCGCCCTCGCCGATCGTGTTGATCCGCGCGTCCCGCATCCACCGTTCATAAGGCTGGTCGCTGAAATAGGCTTTGCCGCCGAAGACCTGGATGGTGTCGTTCACGATCGGCCAGAGGTGTTCGGTCGCGAACACTTTGAGCATGGCCGTCTCGACCATGTAATCGTCCGACCCGCCGTCGATGAGCCCGGCGCACTCGGCGGTCGCCGCCTCCATCGCGAAGGCGTGGGCGGCCGCGAACGCGATCTTTTTCTGCACCATCTCGAACTCGGCCAGCGGCTGCTGGAATTGCACGCGGGATTTCGAGTGCTTGACCATCGCCTTCACGCACGCCTTCGCGTGCCCTGTGCAGCTCGCGCCGAACGTGGTCCGGCCGAAGTCGAGGACCGTAAGCGCGACTTTCAGTCCCTTGCCGACCGACCCGAGGACGTTCTCCTTCGGCACGCGCATGTCCGTGAACTTGAGCTTGCCGGTGGCCGTCCCGCGGATGCCGCACTTCTCGGCCCGCGTCTCCAACACCTCGAACCCCCGCAGGTCGGGCGTGACCAGGAACGCCGTCACCTTGGAAGAACCGTCGGCAGCAGGCGTCCGGGCCATGACGGTAAGGACGTCCGCGATGCCGCCGTTGGTGATGTACCGCTTGCCGCCGTTGAGGATGTACGCCGACCCGTCGGGCGTTAGCTCGGCTTTCGTCTGGACGTTCCCGGCGTCCGACCCGGCCTGCTCCTCGGTGAGCGCGAACGCGGCTAGCTTCCGCCCGGCGACGAGATCTGGCAGCCACTTCTCCTGCTGCTCCTTCGTCCCGAACAGGAGCAGCGCCCGGATACCGATGCTGTGGTGGGCGTTGACGAAGACGGCGGTGCTGGAGCAGTGCCCGCCGA from Fimbriiglobus ruber includes the following:
- a CDS encoding acyl-CoA dehydrogenase family protein, which produces MALTATQIAEQKKQVEELIAGPDQLGFAKALFYGRVREDLLFPYPALPPDQQHAADEAAARVRDYADRHIDHMKIDREAQIPDEVVRGLGDLGVLGMTAPPAFGGLGFNQRQYLKVMEILGGHCSSTAVFVNAHHSIGIRALLLFGTKEQQEKWLPDLVAGRKLAAFALTEEQAGSDAGNVQTKAELTPDGSAYILNGGKRYITNGGIADVLTVMARTPAADGSSKVTAFLVTPDLRGFEVLETRAEKCGIRGTATGKLKFTDMRVPKENVLGSVGKGLKVALTVLDFGRTTFGASCTGHAKACVKAMVKHSKSRVQFQQPLAEFEMVQKKIAFAAAHAFAMEAATAECAGLIDGGSDDYMVETAMLKVFATEHLWPIVNDTIQVFGGKAYFSDQPYERWMRDARINTIGEGANDVLKAFIAVVGCRAPGEYLKGLRDDVMGGRWSIGKLGAALGVGAKLVTPWAAHTPHVPASHPELFDEARHLAKMVKHFGTTLPHVFMRLKDEAAFVQAELIHERIADIAIDLFVSACVIARLDHLLGKPASNGHAAAPDPFADAAAGHYFLKCAFRRIDERFAGLEHNDDADCVAVARGMLGKW